DNA sequence from the Streptomyces sp. NBC_01264 genome:
GCCGAGCACACCGGCCGTGTCACGTACTCCAGCGGCACTCCGCTGCGTCAGCGCCTCATCTGGCGACTGCGTGACCTCCTCAGGCGCCCTGTGAGGAACACCCCCCGCCGCTGAACGCCTGCGCACCTCCCGGCACCCGTTGCCTTCCGGAAAAGTGAGCAGAATGGCCCCCGCCCTGCGATACCGGCAAGGCGGGGGCCTTCGCACACCAGATGACGGCTACGTCACCTCCGCAATGCCGGAGAGGGGTATCGTTCTTCAGCTGCATCCGGGCCTTCACCAGGGCATCGCCGGGGATTGTTTCGCCAGGGGCGAGTGGGCCAAGTTGAAGCCCGCGGGCCATCCCGAGAGGCGAGGAGCCGGGCTCAGCTCAGCGTGGCGACCAGGCTGGCCGACAGTAGTCCGGAACTGCTGTCAGTCCGCTTGCAATACGGAGCGGTCAGTGGCGGAGCGCGTAGTGGGTCAGGCGCGAGTCGGCCTTGTGCGGGGAAAGGCCAAGCCCAGTTCCGATCGCTTCAGCGGTGAGCTCGTCGTCCCTGGCGTTGTAAGCGGCGGTCCTGGCTGTCTGTCGGGTGCGTTCCAGGGCGGCCACGGCCCGGAGCGCGGACAGCGGGGCGGGGTCGTCAGCCGGGCGATGCCCTATCTCGTGGCAGCCCGCCTGGTATATGTCATCGGCCGCGGGAAACTCCGGATCCGCCCTATGCTCGCCCGCCACCTCACCCCACAGGACCGGCGCGCGGCCCTGGCAGCTCTTGCTCCGGAAGACCGGCTCGATGTCGGCCACTTCGAGGAGGAGCACGAACGGCGCCTGGCCCCCTTTACCAGGAGGAGAAGGCCCGCAAGAAGGCGAGCGAGCCGACAACCATCTGCGCAGCGTCCACTGACCTCCGGCCAGAGATGCGGGCGGCGGGGCGGTACCCAACTGGGCATCGCCCCGCCGTAGACCTGGCAGGCCGGGGAGTCCCGACAACGTGGGGTGCGCGGTGCGTTGGGCGCCGACATGCTGGCCCCTCGAACATCAGGTGCGACTCTCGTCCGCGCTCGCCCCGCCGACCTGACGATCGGCGGGGCTCCTTCCATAGCCCCGGCGATTCCCCAAGACCTCGGGGGTCCTTTCGACCGCAATCAGCACACCCGTCAGGGCGTTCTCATCGAACAGATCATCGTAGAGTTCACCGGTGAGCATCGTGGTGTTGATGGTGACGGAGGGGGTGCCTGGTCCAATCGGATCCTCCCCGGTCTGCCGGTACGCCGTCAGCGACGCGGTCACAAAATCGCTGTATTTCATCGTGGACACCGCGGTGTCGAAGGCCTCGCTCCGCAATCCCGGTACCTTGTCCGCAAGGCTCAGCAGGCGCTGCGTGGAGTAGCCGCCGGACGCCTCCGCCTCTGCCTGGTTCTCCATCAGCACGGCGTGGAACTCGGTGAACTTCTGCGCATCGAGAGCCGCACGTAGGGCATTGACCGCGCGTTTAGAGCCGTCACCACCAAGGCTGCCGTCCTTGAACGAAGCAAGTACATACTCCGTCCGCGTCCGCCCCTGGATGGTCTGAGCGCGGATTGCTTTGGCCCCGGTCGACTCGAAGTCCGCGAGGACCGGGCAACGCGGGTCCTCATAGAACCGGACGACCGTCTTTGCCTTCGGGTCCCCCACCACGATCTTCGTGCCGTCCGACGACAGCACCTCAGGCAGTTCCGTGGTGTCCGCGTATGCCTGTGGTGCGGGTGCGGGCGCGACGTCGGGGCTCAAGCCCGCCAACACCCCCGGACCGAAACTGACCGCAGCGACCGCGAGCGCCCCCCACACCGCCACGTACGCCAACGTTCTGACATATGTGACCTGCATCGATTCCCTCCCCTTGTGAATGCGCACACCCTAGTAGGGCTGTTCCGGTTGGGGCTGGTGTGGGTATGCCGCGGTGACAGGCACAGACGCAGGTTCATGCGACCATCGCCCTTGACGGGCCGGCGTCCCCCGGACTCTGATCGAGCGGACGACCTCGTAACCCCCTTCGTCCAGGACGCGACGGAGGTGAACCACACCAGGTCGTGCTCGGGCTGGATGACGACGAAGGTGTTGTCCGAGTCGTTGAGGTCGTCGATCAGCATGAACAGCGCGTCCTCGGAAGCCGCTTCCTTCGCCCGGACCAGCGTGCTCATCGGTACGGGCTCCACCGTCCGAAGCGAGCCATCAGCTTGCGTACCGCGTCCTCGTCGAGCTCAAGGTGGGTGGCGGCCTGCACGGTGTCGGTCGACCGCGATGCCGCCCAGTAGCCGACCCGCTGGGCCACCACCTGGCGCCGGCGGTCCGACCGTGCTGCCGCATCCGGTTGGTGGACTTCTGCACAGCACTGGGGCAATCGCGCCGATAGAGAGCCTCAGATCCAATTATCTCCATTCAGTAGGCGTCCTGCGGAGTTCAGCTTGGTTGGTCGCGGCGGCGGCGGTGAAACAATTTGCTCAGAAGGTTTGCACTCTGCTCATCGGCAGCTGATGATCTCCTGGGCAGGGAACGAGGACGCAGCAAAGTTCGGGGTTCTCTCGGCTAGCCGCCTCCTTTCCACCATCACATCTGCGGCGTGTAACGGGGTTGGGTGGCGATTGGCAGTTTCATGCCCTGGGATCCAGGCGCCGTGTGGCTGGCTCTGGCCGGGCCCCGCGCCTACAACGGGACTCTCCGCTGTCTGCGGACGTCTCTCACTCGAAAGTCAGGACCAGTTGAAGAGGACTCTGCGCAGAGCAGTCTCCATAGCCGCCGCGGCGTCCGCTGTCGCGGCCGGTCTCGGTGTCATGGCGGGCCCGGCAGTAGCCGTTGACGCCGCTCCCATCACCGGCCATCCCGGGGACGAAGTCATGATGCCCGGTACCTTGTGGCAGAACGGGGTGGGGTTCGGTGTCACGCGCGGCACGATGATCTACGCGTTCTCCACGAAGCCGCTCGACGGGCCGGTAGCGGCGGCCGACGGACTGCCCGCTTCCCTTACCAGGGAGCCCAATGCATGCGAGAAGGTCGCCGGGGCGACCTCCGTCTACGCCTGCTCGGTGTGGGAAAGGGCCTCTCCGGACCTCTTCATCGGCAAGGACACCGTCGACATGACGACGGTCTACCAGGGCTACGCCTACGTGCCCGCCGGCGGGGACCTGAAGGCCGCCATAAGACCGTGTCCTATGTGGTGAGGCGTCGTTGAGCTTTGCATGGGGCGGGGTACTTGGAGTTGGATTGTTCCGGACGGGCTGTGGGATATCGCGGAGCCGCTGATCCCCCCCCTCGAAGGTGCGGGCGCAGGGTGGCGGAACTGCGGATACGCCTGATGAGACGCTGTTCGCAGCGATCATCTACGTGCTGGTCAGCGGATGCGCTTGGCGGTCACTACCGCCGTGCTTCGGGATATCGAAGTCGACCGCCCACCGCAGGTTCCTGATCTGGTCGAGAGCCGGAGTCTGGGGCCGGCTACACGAGGAGATCCTGCACCGCCTCGACGACGCCGGCCTCCTCGACCTCTCCCGCGCAGTCCTGGACTCCGCCCACGTCCGCGCTAAAAAGGGGGCGAACTCACAGGTCCGAGCCCCGTGGACCGGGGCAAGCCGGGCTCCAAGATGCACGTCCTGTCGGATGCGAACGGACTGCCCCTCCTCGTCGGCATCAGCGCCGCCAACACCCACGACAGCCTCGCGCTCAAGCCCATGATCACGGGCCACCAAACGAGACACGACCCCCACCGTGGCCGCTACTTCAAGCCCCGGCGCCTCCACGCCGACAAGGCCTACGACATTCCCCACCTGCGAAAATGGTTACGCGGGAAACGGATCGGGGTCCGTATCGCACGCAAGGGCGTCGAGTCATCGGAACGACTCGGCCGGCGCCGGTGGGTGATCGAGCGGACCATGTCGTGGCTGACCGGCTACCGCCGCCTCAACCACCGCTACGAACGCCACCCCCGCAACTACCTGGCCTTTCTGAGCCTCGCCGCAGCCATCTGCTGCTACAAACGGCTCGCCCGCCTCACCACATAGGACACGGCCTAAAGGTGGCGCAGAGTGCCGGCACCCGCCCCGACAGCTCGACCGGCGGCTCGTCGAAGGTGACGGTGAAATCCCTGAAGCGGGCCGCCCGCAATACGGTCACCTTCCACACACCCGATGTCCCGGCCGGGAAGTCGGTCCGCCACCGCATCGACGTGCACGCTCTGGACGCGGGTTGGCGGAATCTCGTCTACCTGCCGGGCGCGGGTGCACCCGAGTGGGGATCCGGCTCGCTCGCCCAGCTGAGCGATCTGCGCACCAGCAAGGGCATGTCGTGCACGCTCGACCCGGCCATCACCTGGCGCTGGGCGAACGCCACCTGCAACTACACCGCAGGCGAGCACTGGATCGAGTTCACCGTCACGGTACCCAAGGGCAGCGGCACGACTCCCCTCATCGTGGACAGCACCAGCAACATCTACACCGGTAGCCCCAGTAAGGGTTCCAGGCGGGATGCGGCCTCCTTCAAGGTGGGCAGCGGGCCGCTGCGTCGGCTCAACCAGCTCCTCGCTCGCGACGGCAGCGGCCAGATGTTCGCGTACGGCGCGAGCGAGGAGGGCTCGCTGTCCAGTGACGAGTATCTGGTCGGTGGAGGCTGGAACACCTACGACCAGCTGACCAAGCTGACTCCGGTCACCGAGCGGCTCTGGTACCCGTCCGGCACCCCCGCGAGCGCGATGGCCGGGAACGGTGAACTCGTCGGGCGCGACGCCGCCGGTGTGCTCTGGCACTACCAGCGCCAGTTCTCCGGCAATGGCCCGTACGCGCCCCGCACCCGGGTCGGCGGCGGCTGGAACATCTACAACCAGCTCATCGGCGCCGGTGACATCTACCGCGACGGCAAGCCCGACCTCCTCGCCCGCGACACCACAGGCGTCCTGTGGCTGTACAAGGGCACCGGCAACCCGACCGACCCGTTCGACGCCCGCACCCGCATCAGCCTCGTGTATTCAGCTACGAGGGCCGTTCGTCAGTGATGTGACGCCCTGACAGTGGAAGGGTGCCCCTGACCTGCGATGATCTGGATTTCCTAGATCAAGAACGTCGCAGAGTGGGGGCACCCAACAGGTGCAGGCTACCGAATGGGATCACCGGCTCGTCGTGCGGGCCGACGGCAGGAACCTGGTCGGGCACGCGGGCGTGGTGCTGCTGCGCCGGACAGCGGACCGCGTCGGGCTG
Encoded proteins:
- a CDS encoding DsbA family protein; this encodes MQVTYVRTLAYVAVWGALAVAAVSFGPGVLAGLSPDVAPAPAPQAYADTTELPEVLSSDGTKIVVGDPKAKTVVRFYEDPRCPVLADFESTGAKAIRAQTIQGRTRTEYVLASFKDGSLGGDGSKRAVNALRAALDAQKFTEFHAVLMENQAEAEASGGYSTQRLLSLADKVPGLRSEAFDTAVSTMKYSDFVTASLTAYRQTGEDPIGPGTPSVTINTTMLTGELYDDLFDENALTGVLIAVERTPEVLGNRRGYGRSPADRQVGGASADESRT